The sequence below is a genomic window from Oreochromis aureus strain Israel breed Guangdong linkage group 12, ZZ_aureus, whole genome shotgun sequence.
TGATGGCAGGCATGaatcaaagaaaaggaaagaaaattacCATGTGAGGACAAACATGGGCAGACATGTTAGTCACTGTTGTTAGGGGTTTGTCTGAATGAACCCTGCATTTCATACCGGCACAGTGTGATGCTCTGGGTGATTTGCACTGAATACAAATGAATATCTCCATAATGCATATTTCAGCATGCAGGTGTGTATCTCACCTGAACTCCAGGGCTGACTGGCGTGAGCGGATACATCTGGGGGAAGCAGACTGTCTGGCCATACACAGTCGGAGGTTGCTGGACCACGATGGAGGGGCTGGGCTGGCCCTGAGGCCGGGGAGGCGTTGGGGTGTTGGCTGGTTTGGGCTGAgggaaaatacaaagaaaaacaaaagcatatagagacataaataaattaaataccaGACCCAGTTTTTGGTTTCCAAATGTTTTAAGCTTGGCAGAAGCTGGTTATAACTTACCTGTGTATTAAACCTGGGTTTGAACTCATTAGCATTTGGGTTCAGGGTTGATTTTCTCACTTGACTGCAGAGAGAGAACAAATAGAGAAAATGATGAAAAGGAAGAATTTGTTTCTGAAGCTACTTAAACTTGATTAAATTGTGTTTCTTTAAATTAATGAACATTTATCATTAtataatttgttgttgtttttggacaCTAATAAATCCCTACTGTGCATTACAGTAACCTGACTACAGACCACACAAAATGCAATAAAGTCATTTTTGGTTTTCTCGTGGAATGGGTCTCCTGTCCACTCACTCCTGCActgcttcttttttctcctccttctcttcatGCTTGGGTCCGCTGAACGTTGAGGTGGCCGTCGTCTGAACTCCCTGTGACGTCACATCAAGCCCTGGCCTCTTCTGGTCAGGAGCAGAAGGAGACTGAGACATTGCAGCGGGGCTGCCAGGCTTACTGGTGCTTGTGGTGGTAGTCGGTGGAGCAGGGGTACCACTAGGTGTGCCAGCAGCAATTACTACAACACCATCTTCAGTGGCCTCCCTCCCCACTGTGGAGGCTTTGTCCAGGGGAAGATCTTTAGGTTTGTCTGCAGGGTCTCTAGCAGACTTGGTCATCACTGGTTCACAGGGAGGGTCTGGGTTTGAACTAGACTGCAACTGGCAGAGGGACAGAGGAAAGATGAGTGGAAGAGGGGCACAACCTCTGCTGAAGCCTCACAAACATGAGATGAGATCAGTCATATCTTAGCAATTTGTATGTCATATAAATTCAAGAGATACTTACCCTAAAATCTACACTAAATTTCTTTAAATTATCtatttgttttctgtggtcTGATGGTATAGAAGGCGGTCCTGTAAGGTGAATGGAgagaaataaatgcagattcTGGAAATATCCATTTTTAAAAGACATTATTACATTACGACTACTAAAGAAAGGAAGAGATGAGAAACCCTTGTACTCATGTTTAAAATTGTATTGCTTCTCAACATTCTGAGGTTAGAAAGAACAAGTTAATGCAAATTTCTAGCGTTTACCAACCTTTACAAACTTGTCTTGTAAAACTAGGTGAACTTTCCAAAGGCTTGATGTTCTCCTTGTTTGTAGGAGATGTTTGTCTAGTCTCCTGGGCACGACATTCTtttgctaaacaaacaaaaaagaaagtttactTACTCCCATCATAAAATGATTTAACGATAGCTTTTTCTGATTGTAGCACTTATTTATACATTATAAAAACCAACAGACATGTGTTTTCATATCACTATTCATACTCAGTAAAAATCCTTTGTTAAACTTCAGCTTACCATCTCCTGATGAAGAAGTGACTATGCTGGGGGCAGGGCTAGCAGCAGTAGGAGAGGAAGCTGATGTTGGAGTAGTAACAGTTTCCACAGGAGCTGTACCTGTCTGAGGTGATGGGAGGGAAGAGGAGCCAGGGGAAGCTCCACCCATACTATTCTGTCGGGGGGAGCGAGGTCTGTGAGCTGAGGAGGGGAGAAGAATTTGGTGTTCACAACACATTCAGGTTAAATAACGAACAATGACAGGTCCTTTGAAATATGCCCTCCAGTGGCATTAAACTAAAATCTCtgcaaagggagaaaaaaactgGACTAGTAGGTTCACCATTGGGATGCATTTAAAAATCCTATGTCGCCTTGTTCTCAAGTTACATTGCATTCACAAGCTTCCACACTACCTGCCCGCCCAGCAGGGTGACAACAATatcccatcagccttttatggCTGAGAGGTACAAACTATTCAGATTAATAGTCTACCTCCGCTAACCACTGAGGACCATGTCCCTCCAGAGGAAGAGCTACTCCTGGTTTGTGGAGTCACTATGGACTCTCCAGGGGGATTATGGGAAATTAAGTCCACTCCTTGGGGTACTCCACTGGTCCGACAGGGTGGCACTCTGTGAGCACGAGGCGTCCGCTGAGATTTTGGAGACATCCTTGGTGGACCTAGAGATGTATAAAGAGAGGCAAATGGATAGAAGCTGGTAAACACACAGTGACAGCAAAGTAAATGTGTTTCCTAGCATCCctctgttaattttttttttttttttttttttaaactcaccattgcctcaaaaaaaactttcaaaaaCTCAAGTCTACATGCCGATAAATATCACACCAAACAGTAAGGTTATTTTTCGCATGCATGCTAGTGGAGAAATTACAGATGATCCTGTAAAGTGATCAAACGCCACATCACACCACATCACAACCAAGCAAAGTGAGAGATGAGAAATGGGAAAGCAAAGGTCAAAAAGTGAGATGAACAGTGGCCTACAGTaacatcatattaaaaaaaaaaaaaatgagaggcCAAACACTAGTTAACAATTTTTCTATTcaagtaaaaataattaactTCAAGAGATTAAGCCTCACTACCAGTTTTTTGGGGGCTTTTTTTGGAGGGACTGGAAATTGACAGATCACATTTCTGGTCAACAGTTTGTATCCCAATGGAGTGGAATACAGAGAAGACTTTTAAACACTGCATGTGAAACTTAACTGGTATTACAACCACTTATCAAATATGTCAATTCAAATATCTCCGAGCATCTTTCTCATGCTTCAAACATcaagcctttttttaaatttaaattagaaTATCATCGTGCACCTTCTTTTGAATGATCTACCAGAAAAGTTGATAAACTGGTGCCGTAAGTGTTACCACACCCAAAGCACGGCACACATTGGTGCACCCACATGCCAAGGTGAAACTGCCTGATGTACTGACAGAGAATCAGAGTTTTTCAAATCTGATCCCAACTCAGTCTGACCAAGCAATTTCTCCTATTTCTGCTGTTCCACACTAGACCTGGGCAAActtatttttcaaataaaactgaTCGTCATCAACTttgaaatatttcacatttctttGTGACTTAAATCCCTCCACCTTCAACTCGTGTTTTTTGCCCAGGTCTACTCCACAGAGATGTGGGTACCTTCTGAAGACATGCGTTTGGCCAGAGTGGAGGCTGGCGATGTGGGCCCATGGTGGGAaaaggaggatgaagaggagggaTAAGAGAGGTGGGATGAATGAGAGGAAGGTCTGGAAGGTCGAGAGGGGGGCCTGGAAGGTGGCCTGGTGGGCGTGGTTGCCCGATGAGGCAAGGAGGAGGGACCGGACTGGTAACGAGAAGGGGGGCGGGAGGAAGGAGATGGACAGGGTGAGGGCCAATGGGATGAACCTAAAAGAGGCAAGGACAAATGAACAAGGATGACACAAGCTATAGTGCAGGGGAAACAAAGGTATAGTGGGGacagaaagaagagagaaataaaaaaaaataataaataaaaaaaaaaatgacaagggATGGGGAAACAGGAATAAAATtgcttaaataaaaataaactaacaaGATAACACAAGAATAACCCAAACACTTTGCCACTGCAAAAGAACTTATTTCGAGTCATGGTTTGACCACAACAGTGACTCACTCATCCACTCCTTTACTCTCACAAATACTGTGTTTGATTTGCAGCAAGTAACAGCAGATTTGTAGGTGACATATTAAATATACCTCCATTAACCACCCTCTGGTCGGATCCAGAGCTGGGACTGTAGTCGTGGGGTCCTGATCGAGGAGTGGGGGGTCCAGCTGAGCTCTGACCAAGACGAGGTGAATTCTGACGCCCTGGCCCCCATGACATTGCCTCCCTGTTTCTCTGACCAGGAGGAATGTACTTGTTCTCTCtacaaacatacaaacagaCTTAACTCAGCTAAACATATACACAAGGCAATAATAAAGATGAGCAATTAATTCTATACTTTATTCCATTCgagcttattttttaattttaattaccaGTTAAGTATTTGTTATAGGAACATTTGCTGTCTACTTGTCTAGTAGGCTTAAATATTCCTCTCAcggaacaggaaaaggggcaatAGAGTTCTACATGCAGCACAAGAAGcattagggaaaaaaaaaaacgacagaaaacaaactccccaaagatttaaagaaaaaaaaaaaaaaaaaaaaaggcactaaCAGCAGTGGTAGTAGGCCCTGTTCAAAATTTTTAACACTCAGTTTAGAAGTTCTTTGTGTATTATGACTTTGTGTTCTTCACTGCAAGTGCAAAGCCAAATGAGCAAGAGAAGCATAAACTAAAGCAACAGTTTTATTTCAGTGCCCCCTGGTGACAGCACACAGCTACAACACAGATGATTGTGTGCAAAGCTCTGCAGTATCCTTTTCCAGCTCCTCTTAAATTCTTATAACAATAAATTGTGAATAATGGGAGTTCTAACAACTCCACAGAATGTATCAAGAGGCAatgaaaattgaaaatcgtttaaATATGAACCCACTGTTTACGAACACAATTACATTTAGATAATTGTAAAGTGTACACTAAACAGAAACAAGTAGTATTTTTGTAAAAACTCATATCCTGGCCCCACCTGCCAAGTGTGTGAGTCTCCCTTTCTCCTCGCACAACAGCAGTGAATTTCTCCTCGTCAGTCCGTTCATCGTTCTCCAGAGCAACGCGGGCCTTGTACGTGGCACTAGCCTCGATCTCCTCTGCCAGCTGGGCAGCACGCGCCTCCCTCTTCAAGAACTCTTCTGAGTTGTCCCTCTCTAAAGGTACCCTGGGAAATAAGTTCAGGTTAGACAAGGAGTAACATGGGACAGCATGGTTCTAAGTCtttaattttataataaaaCCAGATTAAAGAGTGAATGTTTGTTTACTGTCAGAGATTCAAAATTAAACATATCTAGTATGACAAGTATACAAACAAATACATGGAGAACATGAAGAAGCTTACGTATATGTGGACAGGCTGCTGTCATATGTGGACAAGACTCCATATTTCTCCTCATTGTACTTGAACATGTCATTGGGATCCCACCCGTTAGACTGATGTGAAAACAGAGTAGCAGAGACAGAATTTGACAATCAGCatgtaaacaaatttaaatgctCTGGATCACATGAAAAACTCTTTGTTTCGGTTGACTATATAGCAAGTTTAGCACCAGCCTGTTTCTGGTGTCTGATAGTTTTCTCACCACATCAGTATCCAGAGACTCGAGGCTATCAGAGTTGTGGGTCTCTCCTCCATCCCAGGGCTCAAGATCTTTCTCTTTATGCTCGCCATTGATCCGGCCAGTCACTGCTGCATCTGTGAAGTTGTCTGAAACATGAAGAAAAgaatgtatatatttatgtactgcatgataccacacacacacgcacgcacacacgcaggCTCCACTCTCACTGCTTAGAAAACAAAGTGCTCATCATGCTTCAAGAGGCTCTGACAGAAGTTCTTACAGCAAACGTCTATATGGAGAGTTTGATGGTTCAGAAAGACACACCGAGTTACATCCAAACACAGGTTCAACgggatttggggggggggggggtccctttacaaaaaaaaaaccccaaaacagccATTTCTTGAGCCAGCATTGGTGAGTCTGGAAGTGTGAGCAAGACTTGTGAAGAAAGGGAGAGTCCTGAATCACTGTCACAGTATGTAGCATAATGTCTCTAGTTGCTACAGTATTTTCAGATGGCTAACTTTTATCAGAAATTAAATCCAGCTACAAGGAGTGTCTACAATGCTTGACTTCACCCTATTTATTAAGAATCACTATAGCAACATCTTGAAAGGGAgcacattaattaaaaaatttaCTTTGGGCTAATTGCGGTTCTTTTCTTTCAGGAtgttcattatttttatgtaaatgtATGGAATACACTGACTCAAAGTCATAAACGGACAGATCTGCTCAAAGAAAACCCCCAATTATAACTGAATTGAAATTCTAATCTCATGTTAGCCCAAGTCTGCTCTCACATTTGCAGATCTGGCACCAATGAACTATGTGCTCAAAGCATACCAGCCACCTGGAGTTGCTTATCTCACACATCATAACTCATCTCACAATGCAAAAGGCATTTAAGCGTTTCAGGCACAGAGCAAGTTCAGAAACATTAGACTGACACCATACGGGCAGTTGGGCCAATAGGCCTGGTTGATATTTCCAGTGTTTGCTGGCATGCTATGTGCACACTGTCCACCAAAGGAATTATACAAAGTAagaaaaattttaaaatcaaatgtgaGAATAGTGAGAGGTAAGCAAACATGCATTTAGACTGCAGTTAATTACATGACCTCAAAGCATTTCAGTGCCAAACAAAATTAAACTTCTCCTaataaccttttaaaaacaatgcTCAGAAAACAAATGATGTAAGAGAGCCCAATATGACTTTTGAATCAGTTGCTTTCAATGGAATCACATTAATGTTGCTGATAATCAACCATTTAAGTGTGGCATGACTCGAGCAAGGCCaagaaaggtttaaaaaaaaaaaaaaaaaaaaaaaaaaaaaaaaaccctgatgtTTAggaaaaatcctataaaagatAAACTAAACAAAAGCAATAAACATTACCTTCTTCTTATACAAGTCACTGCTTCAACATTGCCACTGCTTGTTGTTTATTTCTCCCATCCCATTTTCTctagtttttacaatttctgtgatttttttttttttttttttttttttacaaagcacTTTGTAACCTTATTAACAAAAATAGAGTTTATATTAGTATTAAAAATTACCCAAATGTATCACATAGGGTGTATCAAATCAGTTAAAActggaaaatatttaaaaactccAAAAATCAGCTTGACTAAACCCTGAATGATTTTGAGGGAATAATTCTTCCACCGAAAGCAACATGCAACCTGAAGAcccagtaaaaatataaagcaacACTGATCAGCAGTACATATCTAATTTTTAGTTTTTGGGTGTATGAGAGCAGTGATCCTAAAACTTTGAGAATCATACTGGAATCAAAATGCAGTAACAAtacgtagcaaaaaaaaaaaaaaaaatagaacatCATGCCCAAATGTTCGTAAAAGTTACATTTctaattagagctgggcgatataagattttttcatatcacgatatgtttttttcatttcaggcgataacgatatacatcacgatataagccaaataactatatttgaaataatcagcaggttgttttgatttaaatatttatttcccataataagttcaacagggtagatgtacttaaggaagatgagactttttcagataaataaaggcaaatattgcaaactacacaaagggCAGCcactaaagcgtttaagtttcaaaatagaacaaacaaaacagaccactaaattgtcaattccacttagaaacaaaatattaattctaaaaaaataaatcttagtttgttttacagaagaacagacaaaattgactaacttttgtcaatatcaaataaactgagaactaaaaggaaattctcaatctctccttgttgtatagcttagcttttcaaacagttttaacagtgactttagtctgacaaaagccgaatgacgaattagcgctttcagtcagagattgagcatgcaccgctttattgtatttccagacttgctttcagcacaatttacagtgtgcgctactctgttttttgtccgacttgaaatagctgaaataccttcacactacgaaACTTCTATGGCCTTTccgttcgacaatctctccggcattggaaccattatctgttttctcttcgaTAACCTTCGGTCACGCTCtcagttgatttttctctagtcggcacactcatttcctccattacctgggcagcccggctggctgcttcccaaacaaatacacacgtgcggcttggcacttgtgctgtacataacaagtcacgtgacgtgacgctgcagctgtgattggttcggctctgcgctacttaatttggattggctgttctttttttttctttttttttaaagagcgcAAGAGagatagtttaatttttctaccgagaaaaagttatttcgcaatacatatcgttatatcgcccagctccaTTTCTAATTTAATATTCTAATTTAACAGGTCTACTATAAGAGCACAGTACATATTTTTAAGTGCATACAAAGATGTGCAAAAGGAGAAAACAGCCATAGATTACCTGTGTCTGAGGAGACTAGACCATTGGAAAGGAGAGACACACAGATGACAGATAGTCAGAAGAATGACTGACAGATAAAATGACTGGCAATCACACCAACAGTTAAATTCATACCAGACATATTTATGATATGGTTCACCTAGATATAAGTTGTAAAGGTACTCAATTCTAACAATTTGAGCTTGGGTCTATTTTTCAGAGTTTTAGTCAAGCCATGTCTAGCGCACTCCTCACATGCCATGATTTCAACTGATCACTTATTGAGCACAGACTgcatttcttaaaaaaacaaaggggCAAGCAGACAAACATTGGTACTTTTGATGTTTTATctttctgtgtaaatttcacTCACTTCACAAGTTGTTAAAGTGAAGTGACATCATTGTAGTGCCACAGTTTCAAATCATGAAGCAAAACCCCTCACACCTTCACGCCTGTATATTTTCAGACAACAAAACTCTCCCACAGAGTCCATTATCGTTCAAAGCAGAATCATATGGGTGCACATGAATTACATGAAGCAGGCTCCTTCAGCCTTTATTGAGTGTCCTTGTCGCACTAGGGTAACCTTTGGACCAATCGATAGATCAAATTAGACTTCAGTGACTGGCCACTCTGAGCAGACACACAAGACTTAACTCACAGAAAAGCCTCTGCAACATCAAGATAGAGAAGACTGAGAAGGGTAATACATTGTATGTATGCAAAGATGGGAATTCACTGACATACGTTTATATTTTCGTATGTGTAAATGAACAGTGTGACAAACTCAGCCAGTTAACACTGTGCATCGTCCATAAGTTTTCAATATGCTCAAGATAACATCTCCAGTTTCaataactaaaaaaataaaaatatgaccaCACTACCTTTCCTGGCGAAATTTAGGTCCACATCTTTGAAGTTCACAACTACGACATCAGAAGCCTTGAAAATGATGCTCTCTACAATATCTTCTTTCCTGGGCCCTGTGCTCGGTTCTGTACTCTTTCGGTGGGCTGCATCCAACACCAGGTCACACTGAGGGAgaaaaatataatttgaaacacagaaaaataaaaaaataaaaaaacactatCTGCAAAAGACACAAGAAACTATGGACACAGGAGACTGGGACAATGAACTCTTTCATGCTCATCATACTCCACAAGTAGCTAGAGAAACAAAACAGCTATAAACAATCTCAAGAACAACCCTAAAACTAAAACATATTGAGAAATCTCAAGAGATCTGTTTTAAGCATCACAAGAAAGATTTGTGGTGTATGGTTATGAATTAAAGATCTGGAAAATTGTAGCGGGCTTACTTTAACTATTAGTCAAATAAATCACATAAAAGAGGATCTTATCAATTAAACTACTTGGTGTAATCTTGGCATCAGCATACTAGCTTAGATCTGAATTAGAGGAAAACCTCAAATTTacttatgattattatttttaggaAATAATTCAACCTAAAAGGGAAGGTAAAGGCTCACATATCAGAAAAAGCAATGCAGGTCTAAACCACCTTAGGGGTGAAACTACTAACAAGTGCTAGCAAGACTCCATCACATTTAAGCCTAATCATATTCAGCTAGTGAGAAAGTAACAGATTTCCCTCCATACTGGCACAATAAAGAATACCACATTATGCATGAGCCTTACCTCTGGGCCGTAGGTCTTAAATACTCCCTCATAGATGGCTCCATTTTTCACTTTAAGCTCACACTTGGTCCCCTACAATTAAAGAGGCTTGTCGTTATATACGGTATGTGCCGTTCAGTACAAATTTTAATttacatgttaaaaaatataaGTTCAGAAACCCATTTTTCTGCAAGGCAAACCAGTGATTGATCAATCACTGGTTTCCTTTTATGCAACCAGCTGTCTCTACAAACAGGCTTTGTTTAGTGCTGTGTAAACAATTTGAAGAAACAGCATGTGGTAAAACAGACTGCAGTAAATACTGTTCTTACTAATTCACTTAGAGTAAGCATGATTCACATGGCTGCTTCATCCAAGGAATTTTACAACTATGCATATTCTTATAATCattacacacagaaaaaaaaggaacaaggtAGGCACACAGTAAACGTACCACCACTGAAGTCAAGACATGGACCATCCTCATATTTGCATATACACCATTGAAAATGACCTAAAGAAAAGATACAATTAATTTTGATGCTCCCATTTTGAGCACAAAAAAAGATGCCAAATAATGTCTCATCACTGTGGAATACCAATAAACTTGTTCCATTCTTAATGCAATTAAAAAGGCATATGCAATATCTGGATTTATGCTTTCTCTGGCgttaaaatgctttaaaaacaggaaaactatTTTCAAAAACTTGacaaggaaagaagaaaaagaagtgttAAAGCATTGTGAGGGTTTTTCCTGCATAAGAAAAATTCTGGTGCCCACCAATGACATTATGCCTTCCTCAAGAGGAAAAACACCATCACTATgttcaaaaatctgttttgttttgttttttgtttttttaaagtgtgttttaaaataCTCAAGCTTGAaggtatttttgtttctcaAATGTATATGAGAGATAATAGGTTACTTACTGCTGCTGGACCTT
It includes:
- the atxn2 gene encoding ataxin-2 isoform X6 → MSMKAGGNRSKPGGGSTAGAAAASGAGGSGGGRPNLGRGRHSGKGPAAVIFNGVYANMRMVHVLTSVVGTKCELKVKNGAIYEGVFKTYGPECDLVLDAAHRKSTEPSTGPRKEDIVESIIFKASDVVVVNFKDVDLNFARKVSSDTDNFTDAAVTGRINGEHKEKDLEPWDGGETHNSDSLESLDTDVSNGWDPNDMFKYNEEKYGVLSTYDSSLSTYTVPLERDNSEEFLKREARAAQLAEEIEASATYKARVALENDERTDEEKFTAVVRGERETHTLGRENKYIPPGQRNREAMSWGPGRQNSPRLGQSSAGPPTPRSGPHDYSPSSGSDQRVVNGGSSHWPSPCPSPSSRPPSRYQSGPSSLPHRATTPTRPPSRPPSRPSRPSSHSSHLSYPSSSSSFSHHGPTSPASTLAKRMSSEGPPRMSPKSQRTPRAHRVPPCRTSGVPQGVDLISHNPPGESIVTPQTRSSSSSGGTWSSVVSGAHRPRSPRQNSMGGASPGSSSLPSPQTGTAPVETVTTPTSASSPTAASPAPSIVTSSSGDAKECRAQETRQTSPTNKENIKPLESSPSFTRQVCKGPPSIPSDHRKQIDNLKKFSVDFRLQSSSNPDPPCEPVMTKSARDPADKPKDLPLDKASTVGREATEDGVVVIAAGTPSGTPAPPTTTTSTSKPGSPAAMSQSPSAPDQKRPGLDVTSQGVQTTATSTFSGPKHEEKEEKKEAVQDQVRKSTLNPNANEFKPRFNTQPKPANTPTPPRPQGQPSPSIVVQQPPTVYGQTVCFPQMYPLTPVSPGVQSPMYQVQMPMTVSQSKPYRPVPNMPQQRSDQHHPPGTPTMMHPATAAGPPIVAPSPAYSAQYFTCSPQQFTSQPLVQQMPHYQSQAQHVFSPVMQGSARMMAPPTHGQPSLVSSSTTQYPEQTHTMYVSPGPMPQQYPHPSATLHPHPQHPQPSATPTGQAQQGGPQHGGPPSHPAASPVQHPQHPQAAAAAAAAAAQALHLANQPPQQQMYSALAPTPPSMTPGPNPQSPQASFPSAQQAVYIHPQQVQHGYNPNHMAHVQQAHMQSGIVPSHHPAPTHPPMMLMATQGPPAGPQPPMPQTALNPIPVSSATHFSYLAHPQVQHHQQQL
- the atxn2 gene encoding ataxin-2 isoform X1 — translated: MSMKAGGNRSKPGGGSTAGAAAASGAGGSGGGRPNLGRGRHSGKGPAAVIFNGVYANMRMVHVLTSVVGTKCELKVKNGAIYEGVFKTYGPECDLVLDAAHRKSTEPSTGPRKEDIVESIIFKASDVVVVNFKDVDLNFARKVSSDTDNFTDAAVTGRINGEHKEKDLEPWDGGETHNSDSLESLDTDVSNGWDPNDMFKYNEEKYGVLSTYDSSLSTYTVPLERDNSEEFLKREARAAQLAEEIEASATYKARVALENDERTDEEKFTAVVRGERETHTLGRENKYIPPGQRNREAMSWGPGRQNSPRLGQSSAGPPTPRSGPHDYSPSSGSDQRVVNGGSSHWPSPCPSPSSRPPSRYQSGPSSLPHRATTPTRPPSRPPSRPSRPSSHSSHLSYPSSSSSFSHHGPTSPASTLAKRMSSEGPPRMSPKSQRTPRAHRVPPCRTSGVPQGVDLISHNPPGESIVTPQTRSSSSSGGTWSSVVSGAHRPRSPRQNSMGGASPGSSSLPSPQTGTAPVETVTTPTSASSPTAASPAPSIVTSSSGDAKECRAQETRQTSPTNKENIKPLESSPSFTRQVCKGPPSIPSDHRKQIDNLKKFSVDFRLQSSSNPDPPCEPVMTKSARDPADKPKDLPLDKASTVGREATEDGVVVIAAGTPSGTPAPPTTTTSTSKPGSPAAMSQSPSAPDQKRPGLDVTSQGVQTTATSTFSGPKHEEKEEKKEAVQDQVRKSTLNPNANEFKPRFNTQPKPANTPTPPRPQGQPSPSIVVQQPPTVYGQTVCFPQMYPLTPVSPGVQKSIIWKSPMYQVQMPMTVSQSKPYRPGKVPNMPQQRSDQHHPPGTPTMMHPATAAGPPIVAPSPAYSAQYFTCSPQQFTSQPLVQQMPHYQSQAQHVFSPVMQGSARMMAPPTHGQPSLVSSSTTQYPEQTHTMYVSPGPMPQQYPHPSATLHPHPQHPQPSATPTGQAQQGGPQHGGPPSHPAASPVQHPQHPQAAAAAAAAAAQALHLANQPPQQQMYSALAPTPPSMTPGPNPQSPQASFPSAQQAVYIHPQQVQHGYNPNHMAHVQQAHMQSGIVPSHHPAPTHPPMMLMATQGPPAGPQPPMPQTALNPIPVSSATHFSYLAHPQVQHHQQQL
- the atxn2 gene encoding ataxin-2 isoform X9 — encoded protein: MSMKAGGNRSKPGGGSTAGAAAASGAGGSGGGRPNLGRGRHSGKGPAAVIFNGVYANMRMVHVLTSVVGTKCELKVKNGAIYEGVFKTYGPECDLVLDAAHRKSTEPSTGPRKEDIVESIIFKASDVVVVNFKDVDLNFARKDNFTDAAVTGRINGEHKEKDLEPWDGGETHNSDSLESLDTDVSNGWDPNDMFKYNEEKYGVLSTYDSSLSTYTVPLERDNSEEFLKREARAAQLAEEIEASATYKARVALENDERTDEEKFTAVVRGERETHTLGRENKYIPPGQRNREAMSWGPGRQNSPRLGQSSAGPPTPRSGPHDYSPSSGSDQRVVNGGSSHWPSPCPSPSSRPPSRYQSGPSSLPHRATTPTRPPSRPPSRPSRPSSHSSHLSYPSSSSSFSHHGPTSPASTLAKRMSSEGPPRMSPKSQRTPRAHRVPPCRTSGVPQGVDLISHNPPGESIVTPQTRSSSSSGGTWSSVVSGAHRPRSPRQNSMGGASPGSSSLPSPQTGTAPVETVTTPTSASSPTAASPAPSIVTSSSGDAKECRAQETRQTSPTNKENIKPLESSPSFTRQVCKGPPSIPSDHRKQIDNLKKFSVDFRLQSSSNPDPPCEPVMTKSARDPADKPKDLPLDKASTVGREATEDGVVVIAAGTPSGTPAPPTTTTSTSKPGSPAAMSQSPSAPDQKRPGLDVTSQGVQTTATSTFSGPKHEEKEEKKEAVQDQVRKSTLNPNANEFKPRFNTQPKPANTPTPPRPQGQPSPSIVVQQPPTVYGQTVCFPQMYPLTPVSPGVQSPMYQVQMPMTVSQSKPYRPVPNMPQQRSDQHHPPGTPTMMHPATAAGPPIVAPSPAYSAQYFTCSPQQFTSQPLVQQMPHYQSQAQHVFSPVMQGSARMMAPPTHGQPSLVSSSTTQYPEQTHTMYVSPGPMPQQYPHPSATLHPHPQHPQPSATPTGQAQQGGPQHGGPPSHPAASPVQHPQHPQAAAAAAAAAAQALHLANQPPQQQMYSALAPTPPSMTPGPNPQSPQASFPSAQQAVYIHPQQVQHGYNPNHMAHVQQAHMQSGIVPSHHPAPTHPPMMLMATQGPPAGPQPPMPQTALNPIPVSSATHFSYLAHPQVQHHQQQL
- the atxn2 gene encoding ataxin-2 isoform X2, with protein sequence MSMKAGGNRSKPGGGSTAGAAAASGAGGSGGGRPNLGRGRHSGKGPAAVIFNGVYANMRMVHVLTSVVGTKCELKVKNGAIYEGVFKTYGPECDLVLDAAHRKSTEPSTGPRKEDIVESIIFKASDVVVVNFKDVDLNFARKVSSDTDNFTDAAVTGRINGEHKEKDLEPWDGGETHNSDSLESLDTDVSNGWDPNDMFKYNEEKYGVLSTYDSSLSTYTVPLERDNSEEFLKREARAAQLAEEIEASATYKARVALENDERTDEEKFTAVVRGERETHTLGRENKYIPPGQRNREAMSWGPGRQNSPRLGQSSAGPPTPRSGPHDYSPSSGSDQRVVNGGSSHWPSPCPSPSSRPPSRYQSGPSSLPHRATTPTRPPSRPPSRPSRPSSHSSHLSYPSSSSSFSHHGPTSPASTLAKRMSSEGPPRMSPKSQRTPRAHRVPPCRTSGVPQGVDLISHNPPGESIVTPQTRSSSSSGGTWSSVVSGAHRPRSPRQNSMGGASPGSSSLPSPQTGTAPVETVTTPTSASSPTAASPAPSIVTSSSGDAKECRAQETRQTSPTNKENIKPLESSPSFTRQVCKGPPSIPSDHRKQIDNLKKFSVDFRLQSSSNPDPPCEPVMTKSARDPADKPKDLPLDKASTVGREATEDGVVVIAAGTPSGTPAPPTTTTSTSKPGSPAAMSQSPSAPDQKRPGLDVTSQGVQTTATSTFSGPKHEEKEEKKEAVQDQVRKSTLNPNANEFKPRFNTQPKPANTPTPPRPQGQPSPSIVVQQPPTVYGQTVCFPQMYPLTPVSPGVQKSIIWKSPMYQVQMPMTVSQSKPYRPGKVPNMPQQRSDQHHPPGTPTMMHPATAAGPPIVAPSPAYSAQYFTCSPQQFTSQPLVQQMPHYQSQAQHVFSPVMQGSARMMAPPTHGQPSLVSSSTTQYPEQTHTMYVSPGPMPQQYPHPSATLHPHPQHPQPSATPTGQAQQGGPQHGGPPSHPAASPVQHPQHPQAAAAAAAAAQALHLANQPPQQQMYSALAPTPPSMTPGPNPQSPQASFPSAQQAVYIHPQQVQHGYNPNHMAHVQQAHMQSGIVPSHHPAPTHPPMMLMATQGPPAGPQPPMPQTALNPIPVSSATHFSYLAHPQVQHHQQQL